Proteins encoded in a region of the Anopheles aquasalis chromosome 2, idAnoAquaMG_Q_19, whole genome shotgun sequence genome:
- the LOC126571223 gene encoding ankyrin-3-like isoform X2, translating into MLTLKKRFPSLQSLGSDGNTSFLRAARAGNLEKVLEHLKNNIDINTCNANGLNALHLASKDGHVAVVSELLARGATVDAATKKGNTALHIASLAGQEEVVKLLIKHNASVNVQSQNGFTPLYMAAQENHDSVVRLLLSNGANQSLATEDGFTPLAVAMQQGHDKVVAVLLESDTRGKVRLPALHIAAKKDDVKAATLLLENDHNPDVTSKSGFTPLHIASHYGNEAMANLLIQKGADVNFAAKHNISPLHVAAKWGKTNMVALLLEKGASIESKTRDGLTPLHCAARSGHEQVVDMLLERGAPISSKTKNGLAPLHMAAQGEHVDAARILLYHRAPVDEVTVDYLTALHVAAHCGHVRVAKLLLDRNADANARALNGFTPLHIACKKNRIKVVELLLKHGASISATTESGLTPLHVASFMGCMNIVIYLLQHDASPDVPTVRGETPLHLAARANQTDIIRILLRNGAQVDARAREQQTPLHIASRLGNVDIVMLLLQHGAQVDAVTKDMYTALHIAAKEGQDEVAGVLLDNGAQIDATTKKGFTPLHLTAKYGHMKVAELLLEKNAPVDAQGKNGVTPLHVASHYDHQNVAMLLLEKGASPHATAKNGHTPLHIAARKNQLDIAKTLLKYEAQPSAESKAGFTPLHLSAQEGHTEMAGLLLEARANPDHQARNGLTPMHLCAQEDRVSVAQVLVKHGANLQAATKAGYMPLHVASHFGQANMVRYLLEQQADVNASTGIGYTALHQASQQGHCHIVNILLENNADPNAITNNGQTSLKIAQKLGYISVLDSLKSVTDSRATPDQPPSEEKYRVVAPEAMHETFMSDSEEEGGEDTVLSDQPYRYLTVDEMKSLGDDSLPIDVTRDERIDSNKMVQSTDSHQFPPTALEDSISPQHASMVQSGISAADFTDNINIERQMHVGKLHWRNFLVSFLVDARGGAMRGCRHSGVRIIVPARSAAQPTRITCRYVKPQRTMHPPPLMEGEALASRVLELGPVGAKFLGPVIMEVPHFASLRGKEREIVILRSDNGETWREHNIDMSEEIIHDVLNDCFEPEDLAQLDELGGGRICRFVTYDFPQYFAVISRIRQEVHAIGPEGGMVSSTVVPQVQAVFPQGALTKKIKVGLQAQPIDPDLTAKLLGRGVAVSPVVTVEPRRRKFHKAITLSMPAPRAHSQGMINQYSGSAPTLRLLCSITGGTTRAQWEDVTGSTPLTFVNDCVSFTTTVSARFWLMDCRNIADATKMATELYKEAIHVPFMAKFVVFAKRTDTLEARLRVFCMTDDREDKTLEHQEHFTEVAKSRDVEVLEDKPQYIELAGNLIPVTKSGEQLSLPFKAFRENRLPFAVRVKDQHADIVGRTLFMREPKIAKGEPPQQPICILNIVLPETIIPEQTTTTIRDSHEIMLRVGRSRAVAPPRQLVDDQNYLGELRIVDISNLLGEDWIKLAPEIGVSETDVENIVAQIPTSTAQQAQAMLKQFQSKPNNDFNILENGLRTIHRDDIVERCIRSATTTGTTTTVTMRNKASFSIGKRNVDAVDLLTETDSIAKMAQKDDRLSKKESTKYSVEEKSVVEESEESEEELVKKTVAERRKQIEKRLSADRSIPASTQKKEIVEEIISIKRQSVIDDTRARHEEEILMQKPIDNTYKSATMPEPVVKLKTAVVKDGPTVRKDEFDQELQDRFKSTLKNVEEFEHKSQVLEHTVASDVKQSIHSTAPRVVEELKKQTEEQTLPEPVELRQRIVPPSEELPCPPVARERAPIPAKRTSLTREEPEEFTSVIEESIKDVKQRISSFETKTKTETLHDSKQSSKEAGGAHESWIEEHRKELKQAVEERAATMREHSDDDLIAAEPSLSEAHIVEETSKITTSQQHETTVKKQNKLQSVSFETKSSHEKDSFSDEPTSESYVQSGDGTKWQEQDSEPSSMSEGLRQVHHHVTTTEESFSQQFKSETVSKVEEKVTKIGATIDSTSTVATLATQLHGVETPLSLAKDDRTVVREEFVVRSAESSSVIDRKIESVVREQHDAEPAVERHDVQREVREISDKMAGATLKETLLLGDGTTPVLSSTEAYTVESFDGLTSETIHKDASGMVAELRGQTFSSIETGVCEGEAVASEKIVEKEEELRRKEEKVATQTPDVPEVTETVSRIISQEITSKIPVASKKASPESRDPPSGSEKADTKEQQKLTAEPASDQKCASEVDSALSKIPRFDSSKPTAKLPDVTPIKSPEPDSTNLSKIPILKDRKVSEQFSSDSCETVIMQKSHIEQHDQHLLSKADSEERSMERAEEAVLAAEAASVHEEDEEVMQATIESGRDHDLTEIITADNRAVTPDDFIDEIIEEAHDKVQQLQSAEVTLGTTLDLSHSEEEQFDKSGYRMPEYVSEGRNTGRYYETEPFGDEHDQDDHEKWKGR; encoded by the exons ATGCTGACCCTGAAGAAGCGTTTTCCATCGTTGCAGAGCCTTGGC TCCGATGGAAACACGTCGTTCCTGCGTGCCGCTAGAGCCGGCAACTTGGAGAAAGTGTTGGAACATCTAAAGAATAATATCGATATTAATACATGCAATGCG AATGGCTTGAATGCACTGCATTTGGCGTCGAAGGATGGTCACGTGGCCGTCGTGTCGGAGCTGTTGGCCCGTGGGGCAACGGTGGATGCGGCCACGAAGAAGGGTAATACGGCGCTGCATATCGCTTCGCTGGCCGGCCAGGAGGAGGTAGTGAAGCTGCTGATCAAGCATAACGCATCGGTGAACGTGCAGTCGCAGAATGGGTTCACGCCGCTGTACATGGCGGCCCAGGAGAACCACGATTCCGTGGTCCGTCTGCTACTGTCGAACGGGGCCAACCAGAGCCTGGCCACCGAGGATGGCTTTACGCCGCTCGCTGTCGCTATGCAGCAAGGCCACGACAAGGTGGTGGCCGTGCTGCTCGAAAGTGACACCCGGGGCAAGGTGCGCCTGCCGGCGCTCCACATTGCCGCCAAGAAGGACGATGTAAAAGCTGCTACGCTGCTGCTAGAG AACGACCATAATCCGGACGTAACGTCCAAGTCGGGCTTTACACCGCTGCACATCGCCTCGCACTATGGCAACGAGGCCATGGCCAACCTGCTCATCCAGAAGGGTGCCGATGTGAATTTCGCCGCCAAGCACAACATTAGCCCGCTGCACGTGGCCGCCAAGTGGGGCAAAACCAACATGGTcgccctgctgctggaaaagggGGCGAGCATCGAGAGCAAAACGCGCGACGGGCTGACCCCGCTGCACTGTGCGGCCAGGTCGGGCCACGAGCAGGTGGTCGATATGCTGCTCGAGCGGGGCGCTCCGATCAgctcgaagacgaagaacggGCTCGCCCCGTTACACATGGCGGCCCAGGGTGAGCACGTGGATGCGGCCCGTATCCTGCTctaccaccgggcaccggttgACGAGGTGACGGTGGATTACCTGACCGCGCTGCACGTGGCCGCCCACTGTGGCCATGTGCGCGTGgccaagctgctgctcgatcgcaaTGCGGACGCGAACGCTCGCGCCCTGAACGGGTTTACGCCGCTGCACATTGCCTGCAAGAAGAACCGCATAaaggtggtggagctgctgctgaagcatgGTGCAAGTATTAGTGCCACAACCGAGAGTGGACTGACTCCGCTGCACGTTGCATCGTTCATGGGATGCATGAACATCGTCATCTATCTGCTACAGCACGATGCCAGCCCCGACGTACCGACCGTACGCGGTGAAACTCCGCTTCATCTCGCCGCCAGGGCTAATCAG ACCGACATCATTCGCATTTTGCTGCGCAACGGAGCGCAGGTGGATGCACGCGCCCGCGAACAGCAAACACCGCTACACATCGCTTCACGGTTGGGCAATGTGGAcatcgtgatgctgctgctgcagcacggtGCCCAGGTGGACGCCGTCACCAAGGACATGTACACGGCGCTGCACATCGCCGCCAAGGAGGGCCAGGATGAG gttGCTGGCGTGCTGCTGGATAACGGAGCACAGATCGATGCGACCACGAAGAAGGGCTTCACACCGCTGCATCTGACCGCCAAATATGGCCACATGAAGGTGGCTGAGCTGTTGCTGGAGAAGAATGCTCCGGTCGATGCGCAGGGCAAGAATGGCGTGACGCCGCTGCACGTCGCTAGTCACTACGATCATCAGAACgttgccatgctgctgctggagaagggtGCGAGTCCGCATGCTACCGCCAAGAACGGCCACACACCTTTGCATATTGCTGCGCGCAAGAATCAGCTGGACATTGCCAAAACACTGCTGAAGTACGAGGCGCAGCCGAGCGCGGAGAGTAAGGCCGGGTTCACGCCGCTGCACCTGAGTGCCCAGGAGGGCCACACCGAGATGGCCGGACTGTTGCTCGAGGCTCGGGCCAACCCGGATCATCAGGCGCGGAATGGACTGACGCCAATGCACCTGTGCGCCCAGGAGGACCGGGTCAGCGTGGCGCAGGTATTGGTTAAGCATGGCGCTAACCTGCAGGCGGCTACCAAGGCCGGTTACATGCCGCTCCATGTTGCGTCCCACTTTGGGCAGGCGAACATGGTGCGCTatctgctggagcagcaggCCGACGTCAACGCTTCCACCGGCATCGGTTATACTGCACTGCATCAAGCTTCGCAGCAAGGACACTGCCACATTGTTAACATTTTGCTCGAGAATAATGCTGATCCAAATGCTATTACCAAT AATGGACAAACTTCATTGAAGATTGCGCAAAAGCTAGGTTACATTAGTGTACTTGATTCGCTGAAATCCGTTACGGATTCGCGAGCCACTCCCGATCAGCCGCCGTCGGAGGAGAAATACCGTGTCGTAGCACCGGAAGCAATGCACGAAACATTTATGTCCGActcggaagaagaaggag GAGAGGATACCGTACTGTCCGATCAACCGTATCGCTACCTGACGGTGGACGAGATGAAATCACTTGGCGACGATTCGTTGCCGATCGATGTGACGCGCGATGAGCGCATCGATTCGAACAAAATGGTACAGAGCACGGACTCGCATCAGTTTCCACCGACTGCACTGGAGGACTCGATCAGTCCGCAGCACGCTTCGATGGTACAGTCCGGCATATCGGCTGCTGACTTTACGGATAACATCAACATCGAACGGCAGATGCACGTCGG AAAACTGCACTGGAGGAA CTTCTTGGTTTCGTTTCTGGTTGATGCTCGAGGTGGGGCCATGCGTGGCTGTCGCCATAGCGGTGTTCGCATCATCGTGCCGGCTAGATCGGCTGCGCAGCCGACACGCATCACCTGTCGCTATGTGAAACCTCAGCGCACCATGCATCCACCACCGCTCATGGAAGGTGAGGCATTGGCCAGTCGCGTGCTAGAGCTCGGGCCCGTTGGCGCCAAATTCCTCGGACCGGTCATCATGGAGGTACCACACTTTGCGTCCCTGCGCGGTAAGGAGCGTGAAATCGTGATCCTGCGCTCGGACAATGGCGAAACCTGGCGCGAACACAACATCGACATGTCGGAAGAGATCATTCACGATGTGCTGAACGATTGCTTCGAACCAGAAG ATCTGGCACAGCTTGACGAGCTGGGCGGAGGGCGTATCTGTCGCTTCGTCACGTACGACTTTCCGCAGTACTTTGCGGTGATTTCGCGCATTCGCCAGGAGGTGCACGCCATCGGACCAGAGGGCGGCATGGTGTCGAGTACGGTTGTGCCGCAGGTTCAGGCCGTCTTCCCGCAGGGTGCACTCACCAAGAAGATTAAAGTTGGGCTACAG GCACAACCGATTGATCCCGATTTGACGGCAAAATTGCTTGGACGTGGTGTAGCCGTCTCGCCGGTGGTAACGGTTGAACCAAGACGCCGTAAGTTCCACAAGGCAATCACATTAAGTATGCCTGCCCCGAGGGCCCACAGTCAGGGCATGATTAATCAATACTCCGGCAGTGCGCCAACATTGCGCTTACTGTGTTCCATCACCG GTGGTACGACTCGGGCCCAGTGGGAGGATGTTACCGGATCAACACCGTTGACGTTCGTAAACGATTGCGTTTCGTTCACGACAACCGTATCGGCGCGCTTCTGGCTGATGGACTGCCGGAACATAGCAGACGCAACGAAGATGGCAACCGAACTGTACAA AGAGGCCATACATGTACCGTTTATGGCTAAGTTTGTCGTGTTTGCCAAGCGTACCGATACGTTGGAGGCGCGTCTCCGTGTCTTCTGCATGACAGATGATCGTGAGGACAAGACGCTTGAGCACCAGGAGCACTTCACCGAAGTTGCCAAGAGCCGCGATGTAGAGGTACTGGAGGACAAACCGCAGTACATCGAACTGGCCGGCAATCTGATACCGGTGACAAAGTCCGGCGAGCAGCTGAGTCTACCGTTCAAAGCGTTCCGTGAGAACCGACTGCCGTTTGCGGTGCGAGTGAAGGACCAGCACGCTGACATCGTCGGCCGTACACTGTTCATGCGCGAGCCGAAGATCGCCAAGGGTGAGCCACCGCAGCAACCGATCTGTATACTGAACATTGTTCTGCCGGAAACCATCATTCCGGAGCAGACGACTACGACCATCCGGGACTCGCACGAGATCATGCTACGTGTCGGCCGGTCAAGAGCCGTCGCACCACCTCGCCAGCTGGTTGATGATCAAAACTATCTTGGCGAGCTGCGCATCGTTGACATCTCGAACCTGCTTGGGGAGGACTGGATCAAGCTGGCACCGGAAATCGGAGTTAGTGAGACGGACGTGGAGAACATTGTCGCTCAAATTCCTACAAGTACCGCGCAGCAGGCCCAGGCGATGCTGAAGCAGTTCCAGTCGAAACCGAACAACGATTTTAATATTCTAGAGAACGGTCTGCGCACCATACACCGGGACGATATCGTTGAGCGGTGCATACGCagcgctaccaccaccggcaccactaccaccgtaACCATGCGCAATAAGGCATCCTTTTCGATCGGCAAACGCAACGTCGATGCAGTTGATCTGCTAACCGAGACGGATTCTATAGCAAAGATGGCACAAAAAGACG ATCGCCTCTCGAAGAAGGAATCCACCAAATATTCGGTCGAGGAAAAGTCGGTCGTGGAAGAGTCGGAGGAATCCGAGGAGGAGCTGGTGAAGAAGACGGTGGCGGAGCGGCGAAAGCAGATCGAGAAGCGACTGTCAGCCGATCGCTCGATACCGGCTTCgacgcagaagaaggaaatcgTCGAAgagatcatcagcatcaagcGACAGAGCGTGATCGATGATACGCGGGCCCGGCATGAGGAAGAGATCCTAATGCAGAAGCCCATTGACAATACGTACAAATCGGCTACCATGCCTGAACCGGTGGTGAAGCTGAAAACAGCCGTTGTGAAGGATGGACCGACTGTGCGGAAGGATGAGTTCGATCAGGAGCTGCAGGACAGGTTCAAGAGTACGCTAAAGAACGTGGAAGAGTTTGAGCATAAGTCGCAGGTGTTGGAGCACACGGTGGCATCCGATGTAAAGCAATCGATACACTCAACCGCCCCGCGGGTCGTGGAAGAgttgaaaaagcaaacggAAGAGCAAACGCTTCCCGAGCCGGTCGAGTTGAGGCAGAGGATTGTTCCGCCGTCCGAGGAGCTACCATGTCCGCCGGTTGCGCGAGAACGTGCCCCAATACCGGCAAAGCGAACAAGTCTGACGAGGGAAGAGCCAGAAGAGTTCACGAGTGTTATCGAAGAATCGATCAAGGACGTGAAGCAACGTATAAGTTCgttcgaaacaaaaaccaagacAGAAACGCTGCACGATAGCAAGCAATCGTCGAAGGAGGCGGGCGGCGCACACGAATCTTGGATCGAGGAGCACCGAAAGGAGCTTAAGCAGGCAGTTGAAGAGCGAGCAGCGACGATGCGCGAGCACTCCGATGATGACTTGATTGCTGCTGAGCCTTCGCTTAGCGAGGCGCACATAGTAGAGGAAACATCGAAGATAACCACATCGCAGCAGCATGAGACGACTGTgaagaaacagaacaaacTGCAAAGCGTGTCATTCGAAACGAAATCGTCACACGAAAAGGACAGCTTCTCGGACGAACCCACGAGCGAAAGTTACGTGCAGAGCGGTGACGGGACGAAGTGGCAGGAGCAGGATTCGGAACCATCATCCATGTCGGAAGGATTGCGCCAAGTGCACCACCATGTAACGACCACCGAAGAAAGTTTCTCGCAGCAATTCAAATCTGAAACAGTGAGTAAGGTTGAAGAGAAAGTTACCAAGATTGGAGCAACCATAGATTCCACATCCACCGTTGCCACTCTCGCAACGCAACTGCACGGCGTTGAGACGCCACTCAGCCTAGCGAAGGACGATAGAACAGTGGTTCGCGAAGAGTTTGTCGTTCGCAGCGCCGAAAGCAGTAGCGTCATTGATCGTAAGATTGAATCGGTTGTCCGAGAACAGCACGACGCGGAACCGGCTGTCGAACGGCACGACGTTCAGCGAGAAGTTCGAGAAATCTCGGACAAAATGGCTGGCGCGACGCTGAAAGAAACGCTGCTTCTAGGTGATGGCACGACTCCCGTTTTGTCCTCTACGGAAGCGTACACGGTGGAGAGCTTTGATGGTTTGACTAGCGAAACGATACATAAGGATGCGTCGGGGATGGTGGCAGAGCTCAGAGGCCAAACCTTCTCCTCCATTGAGACAGGAGTATGCGAAGGTGAagcggtggccagcgaaaaGATCGttgagaaggaagaggaactgcgacgaaaggaggagaaggtggcaACGCAAACACCCGATGTTCCTGAGGTTACAGAAACGGTTTCGCGCATAATTTCGCAAGAGATAACATCTAAAATTCCGGTGGCATCGAAGAAGGCAAGTCCGGAATCGAGGGATCCCCCGTCAGGATCTGAAAAGGCAGACACgaaggaacaacaaaaactgACGGCGGAACCAGCTTCGGACCAGAAATGCGCATCGGAGGTGGATTCGGCCTTGTCCAAGATTCCTCGATTCGATTCATCCAAGCCAACCGCTAAACTTCCGGATGTGACTCCGATTAAATCGCCTGAACCTGATAGCACAAACTTGTCGAAAATTCCAATTCTAAAGGATCGTAAGGTTTCGGAGCAATTCTCAAGTGATTCTTGCGAAACTGTCATCATGCAGAAGTCCCACATCGAGCAGCACGACCAACATTTGCTTTCAAAGGCCGATAGTGAGGAGAGATCTATGGAACGTGCTGAGGAGGCAGTGCttgctgcagaagcagcatctgTCCACGAGGAGGATGAAGAGGTAATGCAAGCAACTATTGAAAGCGGACGTGACCATGATCTGACAGAGATCATCACCGCGGATAATCGGGCAGTGACACCGGACGATTTCATTGACGAAATCATTGAAGAGGCTCACGATAAAGTACAGCAGCTGCAGTCGGCCGAGGTCACCCTTGGTACAACGCTAGATCTTAGTCACTCAGAAGAAG AACAATTTGACAAATCGGGATATCGAATGCCGGAGTACGTTTCTGAGGGGCGCAATACTGGTCGCTACTATGAAACAGAACCGTTCGGAGACGAACACGACCAGGACGAccacgaaaaatggaaaggtaGGTGA
- the LOC126571223 gene encoding ankyrin-3-like isoform X4: MVTENGTQSDGNTSFLRAARAGNLEKVLEHLKNNIDINTCNANGLNALHLASKDGHVAVVSELLARGATVDAATKKGNTALHIASLAGQEEVVKLLIKHNASVNVQSQNGFTPLYMAAQENHDSVVRLLLSNGANQSLATEDGFTPLAVAMQQGHDKVVAVLLESDTRGKVRLPALHIAAKKDDVKAATLLLENDHNPDVTSKSGFTPLHIASHYGNEAMANLLIQKGADVNFAAKHNISPLHVAAKWGKTNMVALLLEKGASIESKTRDGLTPLHCAARSGHEQVVDMLLERGAPISSKTKNGLAPLHMAAQGEHVDAARILLYHRAPVDEVTVDYLTALHVAAHCGHVRVAKLLLDRNADANARALNGFTPLHIACKKNRIKVVELLLKHGASISATTESGLTPLHVASFMGCMNIVIYLLQHDASPDVPTVRGETPLHLAARANQTDIIRILLRNGAQVDARAREQQTPLHIASRLGNVDIVMLLLQHGAQVDAVTKDMYTALHIAAKEGQDEVAGVLLDNGAQIDATTKKGFTPLHLTAKYGHMKVAELLLEKNAPVDAQGKNGVTPLHVASHYDHQNVAMLLLEKGASPHATAKNGHTPLHIAARKNQLDIAKTLLKYEAQPSAESKAGFTPLHLSAQEGHTEMAGLLLEARANPDHQARNGLTPMHLCAQEDRVSVAQVLVKHGANLQAATKAGYMPLHVASHFGQANMVRYLLEQQADVNASTGIGYTALHQASQQGHCHIVNILLENNADPNAITNNGQTSLKIAQKLGYISVLDSLKSVTDSRATPDQPPSEEKYRVVAPEAMHETFMSDSEEEGGEDTVLSDQPYRYLTVDEMKSLGDDSLPIDVTRDERIDSNKMVQSTDSHQFPPTALEDSISPQHASMVQSGISAADFTDNINIERQMHVGKLHWRNFLVSFLVDARGGAMRGCRHSGVRIIVPARSAAQPTRITCRYVKPQRTMHPPPLMEGEALASRVLELGPVGAKFLGPVIMEVPHFASLRGKEREIVILRSDNGETWREHNIDMSEEIIHDVLNDCFEPEDLAQLDELGGGRICRFVTYDFPQYFAVISRIRQEVHAIGPEGGMVSSTVVPQVQAVFPQGALTKKIKVGLQVNLFKPRKGVAPEKLRKISVNHVPKKKRFSLIW; this comes from the exons ATGGTCACGGAAAATGGAACGCAG TCCGATGGAAACACGTCGTTCCTGCGTGCCGCTAGAGCCGGCAACTTGGAGAAAGTGTTGGAACATCTAAAGAATAATATCGATATTAATACATGCAATGCG AATGGCTTGAATGCACTGCATTTGGCGTCGAAGGATGGTCACGTGGCCGTCGTGTCGGAGCTGTTGGCCCGTGGGGCAACGGTGGATGCGGCCACGAAGAAGGGTAATACGGCGCTGCATATCGCTTCGCTGGCCGGCCAGGAGGAGGTAGTGAAGCTGCTGATCAAGCATAACGCATCGGTGAACGTGCAGTCGCAGAATGGGTTCACGCCGCTGTACATGGCGGCCCAGGAGAACCACGATTCCGTGGTCCGTCTGCTACTGTCGAACGGGGCCAACCAGAGCCTGGCCACCGAGGATGGCTTTACGCCGCTCGCTGTCGCTATGCAGCAAGGCCACGACAAGGTGGTGGCCGTGCTGCTCGAAAGTGACACCCGGGGCAAGGTGCGCCTGCCGGCGCTCCACATTGCCGCCAAGAAGGACGATGTAAAAGCTGCTACGCTGCTGCTAGAG AACGACCATAATCCGGACGTAACGTCCAAGTCGGGCTTTACACCGCTGCACATCGCCTCGCACTATGGCAACGAGGCCATGGCCAACCTGCTCATCCAGAAGGGTGCCGATGTGAATTTCGCCGCCAAGCACAACATTAGCCCGCTGCACGTGGCCGCCAAGTGGGGCAAAACCAACATGGTcgccctgctgctggaaaagggGGCGAGCATCGAGAGCAAAACGCGCGACGGGCTGACCCCGCTGCACTGTGCGGCCAGGTCGGGCCACGAGCAGGTGGTCGATATGCTGCTCGAGCGGGGCGCTCCGATCAgctcgaagacgaagaacggGCTCGCCCCGTTACACATGGCGGCCCAGGGTGAGCACGTGGATGCGGCCCGTATCCTGCTctaccaccgggcaccggttgACGAGGTGACGGTGGATTACCTGACCGCGCTGCACGTGGCCGCCCACTGTGGCCATGTGCGCGTGgccaagctgctgctcgatcgcaaTGCGGACGCGAACGCTCGCGCCCTGAACGGGTTTACGCCGCTGCACATTGCCTGCAAGAAGAACCGCATAaaggtggtggagctgctgctgaagcatgGTGCAAGTATTAGTGCCACAACCGAGAGTGGACTGACTCCGCTGCACGTTGCATCGTTCATGGGATGCATGAACATCGTCATCTATCTGCTACAGCACGATGCCAGCCCCGACGTACCGACCGTACGCGGTGAAACTCCGCTTCATCTCGCCGCCAGGGCTAATCAG ACCGACATCATTCGCATTTTGCTGCGCAACGGAGCGCAGGTGGATGCACGCGCCCGCGAACAGCAAACACCGCTACACATCGCTTCACGGTTGGGCAATGTGGAcatcgtgatgctgctgctgcagcacggtGCCCAGGTGGACGCCGTCACCAAGGACATGTACACGGCGCTGCACATCGCCGCCAAGGAGGGCCAGGATGAG gttGCTGGCGTGCTGCTGGATAACGGAGCACAGATCGATGCGACCACGAAGAAGGGCTTCACACCGCTGCATCTGACCGCCAAATATGGCCACATGAAGGTGGCTGAGCTGTTGCTGGAGAAGAATGCTCCGGTCGATGCGCAGGGCAAGAATGGCGTGACGCCGCTGCACGTCGCTAGTCACTACGATCATCAGAACgttgccatgctgctgctggagaagggtGCGAGTCCGCATGCTACCGCCAAGAACGGCCACACACCTTTGCATATTGCTGCGCGCAAGAATCAGCTGGACATTGCCAAAACACTGCTGAAGTACGAGGCGCAGCCGAGCGCGGAGAGTAAGGCCGGGTTCACGCCGCTGCACCTGAGTGCCCAGGAGGGCCACACCGAGATGGCCGGACTGTTGCTCGAGGCTCGGGCCAACCCGGATCATCAGGCGCGGAATGGACTGACGCCAATGCACCTGTGCGCCCAGGAGGACCGGGTCAGCGTGGCGCAGGTATTGGTTAAGCATGGCGCTAACCTGCAGGCGGCTACCAAGGCCGGTTACATGCCGCTCCATGTTGCGTCCCACTTTGGGCAGGCGAACATGGTGCGCTatctgctggagcagcaggCCGACGTCAACGCTTCCACCGGCATCGGTTATACTGCACTGCATCAAGCTTCGCAGCAAGGACACTGCCACATTGTTAACATTTTGCTCGAGAATAATGCTGATCCAAATGCTATTACCAAT AATGGACAAACTTCATTGAAGATTGCGCAAAAGCTAGGTTACATTAGTGTACTTGATTCGCTGAAATCCGTTACGGATTCGCGAGCCACTCCCGATCAGCCGCCGTCGGAGGAGAAATACCGTGTCGTAGCACCGGAAGCAATGCACGAAACATTTATGTCCGActcggaagaagaaggag GAGAGGATACCGTACTGTCCGATCAACCGTATCGCTACCTGACGGTGGACGAGATGAAATCACTTGGCGACGATTCGTTGCCGATCGATGTGACGCGCGATGAGCGCATCGATTCGAACAAAATGGTACAGAGCACGGACTCGCATCAGTTTCCACCGACTGCACTGGAGGACTCGATCAGTCCGCAGCACGCTTCGATGGTACAGTCCGGCATATCGGCTGCTGACTTTACGGATAACATCAACATCGAACGGCAGATGCACGTCGG AAAACTGCACTGGAGGAA CTTCTTGGTTTCGTTTCTGGTTGATGCTCGAGGTGGGGCCATGCGTGGCTGTCGCCATAGCGGTGTTCGCATCATCGTGCCGGCTAGATCGGCTGCGCAGCCGACACGCATCACCTGTCGCTATGTGAAACCTCAGCGCACCATGCATCCACCACCGCTCATGGAAGGTGAGGCATTGGCCAGTCGCGTGCTAGAGCTCGGGCCCGTTGGCGCCAAATTCCTCGGACCGGTCATCATGGAGGTACCACACTTTGCGTCCCTGCGCGGTAAGGAGCGTGAAATCGTGATCCTGCGCTCGGACAATGGCGAAACCTGGCGCGAACACAACATCGACATGTCGGAAGAGATCATTCACGATGTGCTGAACGATTGCTTCGAACCAGAAG ATCTGGCACAGCTTGACGAGCTGGGCGGAGGGCGTATCTGTCGCTTCGTCACGTACGACTTTCCGCAGTACTTTGCGGTGATTTCGCGCATTCGCCAGGAGGTGCACGCCATCGGACCAGAGGGCGGCATGGTGTCGAGTACGGTTGTGCCGCAGGTTCAGGCCGTCTTCCCGCAGGGTGCACTCACCAAGAAGATTAAAGTTGGGCTACAGGTAAATCTCTTCAAACCGCGCAAGGGTGTAGCGCCGGAGAAGTTGCGCAAGATCAGCGTCAACCATGTGCCGAAGAAGAAACGTTTCTCGTTGATCTGGTAA